A segment of the Serratia fonticola genome:
GCACTGTATCTGGAAGCCGGTATTCGCAGCGTGGAAATCGGTTCTCTACTCCTTGGCCGCGATCCTGAGACAGGAAAACAGAAACCATCACCCATGGAACTTCTGCGACTGACTATCCCGCGCCGTGTCTATACCAACGACCACATGGATTATATCGCTGATGCGTTAATTGCCGTTAAAGCACGCGCATCTTCCATCAAAGGGCTGACCTTCACTTATGAACCACCAGTGTTGCGCCATTTCGTGGCCAGACTGAAACCGGTGAAATAACAGCTGATATTGCGCTCCTGTCATAGGAGCGCAATTAGATTATCTCTCCCATACCACGATATTTAATGTATTTGTGCAAAAGAAGGGCGCGCGGCCTTTTCATTTTGCACAATGACGAATATAGCCACGCGAGGAAAACGCATTATGGCTACATTATTGGTAAAAAATAAAGCGCCCTCTCTGATTGGCGGGGCAATGATTATTGGTGGAACCATTATTGGCGCGGGCATGTTTTCTCTCCCCGTGGTGATGTCCGGCGCCTGGTTTTTCTGGTCACTGCTGGCATTGATTTTTACTTGGTTTTGCATGTTGCATTCCGGGTTAATGATCCTCGAAGCAAATCTCAATTATCATATTGGCGCTAGCTTCGATACGATTACCAAAGATCTGTTAGGTAATCGCTGGAATATTCTCAACGGTCTGACTGTGGCGTTTGTTCTGTATATTCTGACCTATGCTTATATTTCAGCCAGCGGTTCCGTGATCCAGCATACTTTTGCGCAGATGGGGATCGCCTTTCCGGCGCGACTGGGCGGGATACTTTTTGCCTTGGCGGTGGCGTTTATCGTTTGGTTAAGCACTCGGGCGGTAAGCCGGATGACCACTATCGTGCTCGGGGCCAAAATACTCACGTTCTTCATGACATTCGGTGGTCTGCTCTGGCACATCGAGCCTGCCGTTCTGCTTAATAGTGCCGAAGTCAACCCCAGCTACCTACCCTACGTATGGATGACACTGCCGTTTTGCCTCGCCTCGTTTGGTTATCACGGTAACGTGCCAAGCCTGATGAAATACTATGGTAAGGATCCACTGACCATTCGACGCTGCCTATTACTGGGCACATTGATGGCACTGGTGCTGTATGTGATCTGGCTGGTGGGTACGATGGGTAATATTCCACGCCCTGCGTTTGTTGAGATAGCGGAGAAGGGCGGAAATATTGATGTGCTGGTGCAAACATTGAGTGGTTTGCTTAACAGTTCAACTCTTGATCTGCTGTTGACCGTGTTTTCCAACTTTGCCGTTGCCAGCTCGTTCCTCGGCGTGACGCTTGGGTTGTTTGATTACCTGGCCGATCTGTTTAAATTTGATGACACTCCTCAAGGGCGATTCAAGACATCGTTAGTCACCTTCCTGCCGCCCATGTTGGGAGGTATGATCTGGCCGAACGGCTTTATCTATGCCATCGGATTTGCCGGGCTGGCGGCGACCGTCTGGGCAGCAATTGTTCCTGCTTTGCTGGCACGAGCCTCCCGCAAACGCTTCAATAGCCCGTGCTATCGAGTATGGGGAGGGAACGGTATGATCATTCTCATTTTACTCTTTGGCGTGGGCAATGCGTTGATCCATATTTTATCCAGCTTTAACCTAATGCCCGTTTATCGTTAACGCCGTAATTCTCTGCCCAGCAAGCGGTAAACATTAACGTTTTTCGCTGGTTTGGGCAGAAAACAAACGTTTCTGTTCGCAAAATGAATTTCCCGCCAGGCTGGGCAATTCCAGATAGTCACGCTTTGTCAGCAGTCTGATTTACATTGAGTTAGCCTTGCCAGGCTACGGCTTCAATCTCTACCTTTATCGTTTTGAGATTTAACCTCAATTAAGAAGGCTATGCTTTCGCTACTGAACCGGCTGAACGGGGGATTCGCATCATTCATGGCTTCTAATATCCATTACAATCTAATATGTTAACATTATTAAATATAATGATTTTGAAAAAATCATTTAAATCAAAAAAAGATGCAATAGAGTTTATTTGTTGATTTATATCAATAAGTTGTGATTCTAATGTGTGTTTTGTAGACATCATTCTGCATATGAGGCACTTTAATTTTGTAAGAAATCATTGGTTTCATTAGCATGCATTAATGTTAAGTAGCTCCGTTAGTTATCGAAAGGTGATTATCTATAACTGTCTCTAATGATTTTGAGCGATGAGTATGTAATTAGTTATCAAAATGACGTGATCGCAATGTACGTGGCTCTGTTTTATCGTAAAAACAAAGCATATCTTTCCATAACACAGATAGAACTAGATGTAATTTTCTGATTGAGAGCAAATTTCTATAGGAGAAATAGTATGTTCAAGCCTAATAGTGTGATTTTATATGTTGACAACGTAGATACCAGCACCGAGTTTTACAAAGCTATTTTCGGCGAAGATCCCATCGAATCTTTCCCTGGGTTTTCCGTATTCTCGTTAAAAGATGGTTTTATTTTAGGGCTGCAAACCAAGCACGATATCGAGCCTAAGCCCCAGCCTGCATTTGGCGGATTTGAACTGTGCTTAAGTGACATTTCGATCGAAGAAGTCGATACTATTTACCATGATTTTAAAACGCGCAATGTTCCGATGGCGCTACCACCAACAAGACTTGAGTTTGGATATACTTTCGTTGCGCTAGATCCGGATGGGCACCGCATTCGTCTGTGTGCAACAGATACTAGCGGGATTGAGAAACTGTAAATAGCCGGGCCGATTTTATTTCCGTATGTTAGTGCCGTGAATGCTGGTTACTGCCTGTTTTGCCCATTGGAAAACGTGCCAGAAAATGATGCAAGACAGATTATCGAATGTTTGCCGATCTCAGTCTTGAGAACCGGGCGCTGAAAGACGTTATCGAAAAAAAGCTTTAAAACCAGCTTTTAAGCGTGAGCTGGTCACTCATCTGATAACGACATTCGGACTCAGTATCCGTCAGGCCTGCCGGAGTCTGAACCTGAGCAGAACGGTTTACCATTACTGTCCGGATATCTCGCGTGAGGAACCCGTTATTGCCGCATTGCAGGCGATGGCTGAACGATATCCACGATACGGTTTTCCGAAGCTTTACCAGGTTCTGCGAAGGCAGGGCACCTGTGGGATCACAAGAAGATCCACCGTATTTATTGTCTGCTGAAGCTGAATTTTCGCCTTAAAGGCAAACAACGGCTGCCGGTGCGTAATCCCTCGCCGCTGGTCACGCCGGAAGCGCTGAATCAGAGCTGGTCTGTCGATTTTATGCATGATGCCCTGGTCTGCGGTCGTCGTTTTCGCACGTTCAATGTCGTTGATGACTTTAACCATGAGGCGTTGTCGATTGAAATCGATCTGAGTCGGCCAGCCCCACGAGTGGTCCGTGTGCTCGACAGGATTGCGGCAAAGCGCGGCTATCCTGCCATGCTTCGAATGGATAATGGACCGGAATTTATCTCGCAGGCACTGGCTGAATGGGCAGAGAAACATGCAGTAAAACTGGAGTTTATCCAGCCGGGTAAGCCAACGCAGAACGCTTTCATTGAGCGTTTTAACCGGACATACCGTACAGAAATACTCGATTTTTATCTGTTCAGAACGCTGAATGAAGTGCGGGAAATCACAGAGAAATGGTTATCAGAATATAACTGTGAACGCCCGCATGAATCGTTGAACAATATGACGCAGGAGGAATATCGACAACAACATTATCTGGCCGGGATCTCAAAAAATGCATGGAACTAAAACGGGTCTATTTACACAATCGCAAGGGGAAAACCAGCGAGCATCGGCGGAAAGCATTGCTCAAGTGATGGCTGAGATTCGTGCTGCTTACAGGCAGTGATTGAAAATCATACAGTGTTGCGGGGCGCAACAGTGATTTGCATTTGTGGATCGTCATTTTCTTGTTCAGAAGAAGGTAATACAAAGCGTATTCTGTCGCGGATATGGTGGCCATTACTTCTAAGTTGTAGCACTTCAATGGTAATTTTCTGTCCAGCGGTTACCTCTATTTCTCATGGCTTTGAGAATGATCTTGAATAGCATTAAAATCAATCATCTTCAATGATTACGAGTATATATCCTCAGTCCAGTCAACTAGAATAGCGATTTGAGAAGTGGCCAATTATTATTTTATTAAAATTGACCATTGTTAATTAGATGAAATTTATTATTGCATTTGTAGTTTGTTGGGGGTTATCGAGTATGACTGCGTGTCCCGCTCGTTCTATAATACTTATAGTGGCATTTGGCAATATATTTGCCATCTTATTTGCCACTTGGCTGGACAATACTGCTGAAAAACCACCGCGAATAATTAAAGTGGGAATGTTTATCTTAGACAGAGCATCCCACATTTTTCCGTCCTGTAAAGGATTGATGTACCCGTCCAAACTAGATGGCTGAAACATCTTGTGTTTAAACGCGGGATCCGTTTTATTAGTGTAGTGATCATTCTGATGCGAGAAGCTATGCTGACAATAGTCATATAAAAAGGAGTGTTGAGATAGAGGATAGAGGGTCTGCATGTATGTATTGCAGTCTTGGATGCTTTGAAATTTTTCAGGCTGGTTTATGCTGTCTGATTTTAGTTTTTCAATTATATTGTTGCTAATTTCAGGGGCCATGTCGATGATAACTAATTTTTTGACATGCTCCAGATATTTGGCTGTGTAATAAGTGGCTATTTTTCCCCCGAGAGAGTGACCAATAATAATAAAATCCGAGAGAGACAAGTAAGCTCTGACTTGTTCTATATCGTTGATGAAGGTATGTAACGTATAGGTATTGCAGCTGGCCCAATCAGAATCTCCATGCCCTCTAATATCGATGGCGTAGACTCGGAAATCTTCACTAATTTCTGTTGCTATATTGTCCCAAATATGTGTATTGTTATCTAATCCGTGGATAAGTAGGCAAGACGGTGCCGATCGTTTCCCCCAAGATGTCACGTTGATAGAGGTCCCACAGGAGAGTTTTATTCTTTGGTAGCATTGCGTTTCCCTAGTCATAACAATCCTATTTGCGGTTGGTTAATATGTTGTTTATTGCGTTGAGAAAAGTTCTAATTGATTATCAGTGCTCTCCTCAAACTTGATTCCAATGCCGATGAGTCGTATCTGCTTTTTGACATCAAAATGCATGGAGATCAGCTGTGCTTTGAGTATTTCAGCAGTTTCTTTATTAATGAATCTGTTGGCTATGAGTTTTTCGGATTCATGAGCGGTGATACCAATGACTCGGGTCAGAGTCTCAAAGTCATTAAATCTTATCTTTACTGATACATGTGATATTCGGCGTTGCCAGAAATGAAAGTCATCCAGTTCAGCCAACCTTAGGTTGTAGTTTGACACTAACTCATCGATTTCTCTACCTATCACTTCATTATCGGAAATGTGATCATAGAATGTTTTTTCTATTCCAAATGATTTTCGTTGGCTTTTTTCTTTAACGACGGCATTCGATACGCCGTGACATGCTTCTAAAAGTTTTAATGCAGTGCGTTTACCAAATAAATTAATGAGGTCGGTAATATCTCGCTCAACCACATCGCCGCAAGTTGATAATCCGATTTTTTTGAGTTTCTCATACCCAACTTTTCCGACGCCGGGTATTTTAATCAAAGGCAGGGTTTTCATAAAAGTATCCCGCATGTCCGGCGTAATGACGAAAAGCCCGTTTGGTTTATTCCAATCACTGGCTATTTTTGCAAGCATTTTATTAAAAGATACTCCAGCACTGGCCGTTAAGTTTAATGTTTTAAAAATATCTTTTTTTATACTTTGAGCAATCAGCGTTGCCGAACCATTATGCAGTTGGCTATCGGTAACATCAATATATGCCTCATCAAGTGAAATAAGCTGTATTTTTTCTGAATACTTACGATAAATGGAACTGAGCTGATCGGATATCAATTTGTATTTAGCAAAGTCAGGGTGAATCAATACGAGTTCTGGGCAAAGCTTGAAAGCTTCATATGTTGATTGTGCGGCCCGAACGCCGAACTCTCTGGCTTTATAGTTACTGGTACAGAGAATACCTTGGGTTTTTGTTGGGCCACCGATGGCGATGGGGAGATCTTTTAGTGCCGGATTATCCCTCATCTCTACCTGAGCATAGAAACAATCCATATCAATATGAATGATTTTGAACCTACGCTGTTTGAAGTTAAGCATCATCCTGAATCGCTTTATTTTACATCAGTTTATTTAACAGATTGGTGATTTTAATCATAATTTATATTAATCAATAAATTTACACGCGTTAATTATTTGTTGTCAACAATTTTCTTTAACCACTACGATGGTTACGTGAGTGTAAGGAATTCTTTGTTAGGAGCGTAACCTATGCACTAAATTTGCTCTAATTGGATGAAAAACATCCGCTCATATGAGGGTAGACTTTGTCTCTTCTCACAAATTGAATGGAGAAAATGCATAACCATGCAGTGTTGTTAATGTTTTACACGCTTGTCCTCTCGTTATAGTGGTCGCGCAAACATCGGTGTAGGATGGTTGATTCTGGAAAAAACACTTTAAATCAATGCATTAACTGATGTTGCTGAAGTGTTAAGAAGATGGGGTGATATGGGGCGATTTTAATGAATGGTTTAATAAATTAAAAAGGTTGAATGTTAATGGGATTTTACCTTTAGTTTACATTAGCAAATGTGTAATTATGAGAGGAGTAAATTAGTTAGATTGCTTAATATATCTCTAGGGAGCCCCATGAAGACGAAGGAAGAAGTCAGCAAAATTTCACCAATCGATGTGCTTGCCCAGGTTTTAGAAATCCCGCTTTCTGAGTTAGTCAAAATGGCATCAACACTGTTTGGCATACTTGGCGTTGACTCATTGACGGCTACGCGGGTACGCGGAATGCTTAAACCGATGCCCTCATACCAAGAGCTCTATGGACTCACCGTTGGACAGGTGATTGACAGAATGGGCGTGTCGTTTTATCAGGCAGATGACGGCGACGCTGAACAGAGACAGGAACGCGGCTGTTCTGATGAAATAGCACCACTGACACCTATGCAGGAATCTTATATTCTGGGAGCCGAACAAGATTGTTCATGCCAGGTATACAGCGAATTTGATGTTGAAAGTCTTGATGTAGACGTTTTTAAACGCGCCGTAACGTCTGTCATTGATGATGAACCCATGTTACATGCCGTTATTGTCAATGGTAATCAGCAAAAATTGGTTGACCGCTATGCAAAACGCCATGAGTTCTCACTTCCTGTCGACAATATCACCGATTTAGATTTGCGTCGCTCAGAATGCATTAATGCTGTGAAGCATACCAAAGAGGTTTTCTGGGGGATCCAATTGACGCGAATAAGCGCCAAGGTGACTCGTATCCACATTATGCTGGATATGTTGTTCATTGATGCTACCAGCGCAATGATATTATGTCAGCGAGTGATTGAAAGGTATAACGCGTTGATTGATTGTATTGAATTTACCGCGCAAGAGCTTCCACCATTAAGATTTTTTGATTACTGCCGAGCTGGAGTTAATGGAGACGTATCACAGGCATCATTATCCTACTGGGAAGAAAAGGTGAAAACGATTCCCGGCCCGCCGCAGATCCCCCGAATTAAATATGAAGTTAGTCAGAATGCAAAATTTGAGCGGTGTGCTGCTACGCTAAACGGCGAAGATTGGGAAAGGATAAAGGCTATCGCCGGGCATTTGCAGATTACGCCTAATTCAATTTTATTATCGGCATTTGCGGAAGTACTGCGTCTGTATTCTGAAAGCCCTGAATTCACGATTACCGTGACGATGTCTGAACGCCCGGTTGCGATAAATAACGATTATTCCGGCGTTGTCGGCGAGTTCACCAACGTCTTGTTGTGCCCGGTCACATCGGCCGCCGGCAGGGGCATTGTTGAGCAGGCGGTAAGCTTCCACCAGACGCTGTCGGCTGGGCTGGAGCACAGCGATATTAATGGGTTGGATGTGATTCGTATGTTGCGTAAACACCACAATGATCCGCACCTGACTTTCCCTATAGTATTTACGTCTTTCATCGGCATCATTAAACCAGGATTGGAATTAACCGGTTGTAACACACAACTTAATTATCAGCAGACACAAACGCCGCAAATTTCTTTGGACCATCAGGTTTACGAAACGGATAACGGCCTGCAGATTAATTGGGACTATGATAGGCGAGTGCATCAGGGCGAACAGATCGCTGAAATGCTCCGTTGTTTCCATTGTGTATTGGAGAATGTTGCGCTTAACCAGCCGCAATCTGTGGTATTGCCGCCGGAACTCATGCAATTACGTGAAGAAATGAATAACACGGGGTGCAAATTTAATGAATTGGAAAAAGGTTTGCTGCATCAGCCGGTAATAAAGGCGGCAAAAACTTTCCCGGATAAAATCGCCGTTATCGATCAGTCAGTGAGCCTCACTTACCGTTCATTAATTTCCGTTGCGAATGCGATAGCGGTAAAACTTCAGGATATCGGCATCGGGCCTGGGCATTCTGTTGCGGTCGTTCTCGAGAAAGGATGGGAGCAAGTCGCGGGTACTTTAGGAATATTAATGACGGGGGCCTGTTACCTTCCTTTAAACCCCAGCAATCCCGATGATCGCCTCCGAAGCATCATGCAACTGGCCGGTTGCCATGTCGCTTTAGTGCATGACAAGACATTGTCCCCGGAGCGTGATTGGTACATTGGGGATGACGGGCAATCATTGGCTACAATCAACGTGCATGTTGATTTGGTCCAGGAGATTGAAAATAGAGAAGCGGTGACAGTTGCCATCGATCCTCATTCATTGGCCTATATTATTTTTACTTCTGGTTCGACTGGCGTGCCCAAAGGGGTCGAGATTGCGCACCACGCGGCATTGAATACTTGCCTGGATATTAACCAACGCTTTGCTCTTGGTCAGGAGACGGTGACGTTTGGCATTTCCTCCCTCAGTTTCGATCTGTCCGTATGGGATATCTTCGGCACATTAGCCGGCGGCGGCACGCTGATTGTTTGCAAGCCAGATGGCACGCGAGATCCAGACTACTGGTGGCAGCAGATCCAACAGCATCGTGTGACGGTCTGGAATACCGTGCCGACGTCCTTCGAAATGCTGATTGCGGCCAGCCAACCGGAGTATATCATGCCGCTGAAAAAGGTGATGCTCAGCGGTGATGCCATCGGTATGGCCATGGCTGACAATGCGATGGCGCGTTATCCACAGCTTCAAATTATTGCTCTCGGCGGCGCGACCGAAGCGTCGATATGGTCGAACTATCATGTCGTGACGGCCGATTCTCACTTGCTTGGCACAGAACTGGTGCCGTACGGGCGGCCTTTATCCAACCAAACGATGCACGTGCTGGACGCGGGCCTGCAGTATCGGCCGACGGGAGTGGTTGGTGATATTTACATCGGTGGCAAAGGCGTGGCGGAAGGGTACTTCCGCGATCCGACATTAACCAGCGAGAAATTTGTTCACACCGAACGCTATGGGCGGCTGTATGAAACCGGCGATCTTGGCCGATATCTGCCGAATGGCGAAATAGAGATTGTCGGGCGCAAAGATTCGCAGGTGAAAGTGGGTGGGCACCGTGTCGAACTGGCGGAAATCGAAAATTGCGCGCAGCAACTCAGCGAAGTTCAACGTGCCGTGGCCGTGCACATTCCTGGCGCCGGTGCTCGGGTGGTCGGCTTTGCGACCGCTAATGCC
Coding sequences within it:
- a CDS encoding alpha/beta fold hydrolase, with translation MTRETQCYQRIKLSCGTSINVTSWGKRSAPSCLLIHGLDNNTHIWDNIATEISEDFRVYAIDIRGHGDSDWASCNTYTLHTFINDIEQVRAYLSLSDFIIIGHSLGGKIATYYTAKYLEHVKKLVIIDMAPEISNNIIEKLKSDSINQPEKFQSIQDCNTYMQTLYPLSQHSFLYDYCQHSFSHQNDHYTNKTDPAFKHKMFQPSSLDGYINPLQDGKMWDALSKINIPTLIIRGGFSAVLSSQVANKMANILPNATISIIERAGHAVILDNPQQTTNAIINFI
- a CDS encoding VOC family protein; this translates as MFKPNSVILYVDNVDTSTEFYKAIFGEDPIESFPGFSVFSLKDGFILGLQTKHDIEPKPQPAFGGFELCLSDISIEEVDTIYHDFKTRNVPMALPPTRLEFGYTFVALDPDGHRIRLCATDTSGIEKL
- the dinB gene encoding DNA polymerase IV; its protein translation is MMLNFKQRRFKIIHIDMDCFYAQVEMRDNPALKDLPIAIGGPTKTQGILCTSNYKAREFGVRAAQSTYEAFKLCPELVLIHPDFAKYKLISDQLSSIYRKYSEKIQLISLDEAYIDVTDSQLHNGSATLIAQSIKKDIFKTLNLTASAGVSFNKMLAKIASDWNKPNGLFVITPDMRDTFMKTLPLIKIPGVGKVGYEKLKKIGLSTCGDVVERDITDLINLFGKRTALKLLEACHGVSNAVVKEKSQRKSFGIEKTFYDHISDNEVIGREIDELVSNYNLRLAELDDFHFWQRRISHVSVKIRFNDFETLTRVIGITAHESEKLIANRFINKETAEILKAQLISMHFDVKKQIRLIGIGIKFEESTDNQLELFSTQ
- the mtr gene encoding tryptophan permease gives rise to the protein MATLLVKNKAPSLIGGAMIIGGTIIGAGMFSLPVVMSGAWFFWSLLALIFTWFCMLHSGLMILEANLNYHIGASFDTITKDLLGNRWNILNGLTVAFVLYILTYAYISASGSVIQHTFAQMGIAFPARLGGILFALAVAFIVWLSTRAVSRMTTIVLGAKILTFFMTFGGLLWHIEPAVLLNSAEVNPSYLPYVWMTLPFCLASFGYHGNVPSLMKYYGKDPLTIRRCLLLGTLMALVLYVIWLVGTMGNIPRPAFVEIAEKGGNIDVLVQTLSGLLNSSTLDLLLTVFSNFAVASSFLGVTLGLFDYLADLFKFDDTPQGRFKTSLVTFLPPMLGGMIWPNGFIYAIGFAGLAATVWAAIVPALLARASRKRFNSPCYRVWGGNGMIILILLFGVGNALIHILSSFNLMPVYR